The Iamia sp. SCSIO 61187 genomic sequence AGGACCTTGGCCTTGAGCTCGGCGATCTCGGCGTCGCCGACGAGGTCGTGGTCGACGTCGGGGACGGGGTCCTGCCAGAGCTGCGGCTCGGCGATCCACGGGCCGCGGTAGCGGCTGATCGGGCCCATGTCGCGGTGGAGCAGCTTGTACCAGGCCTTGGCGAAGGCGAGGCGGAACTCGTCGGGGTTCTCCTTGAACCGCTTCGAGATCTCGTCGTAGGTCTCGTCGGTCTTCAGGGCCAGGTCGCTGGTGAGCATCCGCGGCGCCTCGGTGCCGTCGTCGTGGGCGTGGGGCACCGGCTGGGCGTCGTCGTTGGTGGCCACCCACTGGTTGGCGCCGGCCGGGCTCTGCTCGAGCTCGTAGGTGTTGCCGTAGAGGTTGTCGAAGAAGCCGGTCTCGCCGTTCTCCCACTTGATCGGGTTCTGGGTCCAGGTCACCTCGAGGCCGCTGGTGATGGCGTCGGCGCCCTTGCCGGTGCCGTGGGGGTTGTGCCAGCCGAAGCCCTGGGCCTCGATCGGGGCCGCCTCGACCTCGGGCCCGATCTCGTCGGCGGAGTGGGCGCCGTGGGTCTTGCCGAAGCTGTGGCCACCGGCGATCAGGGCCACGGTCTCCTCGTCGTCCATCGCCATCCGGGCGAAGGTCTCGCGGATGTCGTGGGCCGACTCGGCCGCCTCGGGGTTGCCGTTGGGGCCCTCGGGGTTGACGTAGATCAGCCCCATCTGGACCGCGCCCAGCGGGTCGGACAGCTCGCGCTCGCCGCTGTAGCGCTCGTCGCCCAGCCACTCGCCCTCGGGACCCCAGATGACCTCCTCCGGCTCCCACGCGTCGGGCCGGCCGAAGGCGAAGCCGAAGGTCTCGAAGCCCATGTCCTCGAGGGCGACGTTGCCGGCGAACACCAGCAGGTCGGCCCACGACAGCTTGCGGCCGTACTTCTGCTTCACCGGCCACAACAGACGGCGGGCCTTGTCGAGGCTGACGTTGTCGGGCCAGCTGTTCAGCGGGGCGAAGCGCTGCATCCCGGAGCCGGCGCCGCCCCGGCCGTCGCTGATGCGGTAGGTGCCGGCCGCGTGCCAGCTGAGCCGGATCATCAGCCCGCCGTAGTGCCCGAAGTCCGCCGGCCACCAGTCCTTGGAGTCGGTGAGGACGGCCCGCACGTCCTCCTTGACGGCGTCGAAGTCGAGCGTCTCGACCTCGGCGGCGTAGTCGAAGTCGGGGCCGTAGGGGTTGACCCGGGCGGTGTGCTGGTGGAGGACGTTGAGGTCGAGGCGTTCGGGCCACCAGTCCCGGTTGGTGAGCGGGCGGCCGCCGGTCTTGGGCTGGGGCGAGTCGATCGCCGGGTTCTCGCTCTCGCTGGCACTGCTGGTGGGGCTCGTGTTGTCAGGCGCATCGGGCACGACGGACCGCTCCTTGGGTTGGGATCAGGGGGTGGGGATGGGTGTGCGGGCGCACGCGGGGCAACGGCCCCAGTAGATGACCTCGGCCTCGTCGACCTCGTAGCCGGCGTTCTCGGCGGCGGTGAGGCAGGGGGTCTCCCCCACCGCGCAGTCGACGTCGACGACCTGGTTGCAGGTCCGGCAGATCAGGTGGTGGTGGTTGTCGCCCACCCGGGCCTCGTAGCGGGCGGGGGACCCGGCCGGCTGGATGCGGCGGAGGAGGCCCTTCTCGGTGAGGGCGGCCAGGACGTCGTAGACGGCCTGGCGGGACACGGTGCCGATCTCGGCCCGGACGGCCTCGTCGATGTCGTTGGCGGTGCCGTGGGGCCGCTCCGCGACGGCCCCGAGGACGGCCAGGCGCTGGGCGGTGACCTGGAGGCCGTGCTGGCGGAGGATCGCGGCCCGGTCGGCCGAGGTGTCCGAGGTCACGTCGCGCACCCTACGGGCTGAACTGGACCGAGTCCAGGGTTTGTTCGGCCCGGCTCTCGGCCGCGATCGACCGGTGAGCAGGATCACCCGAACGGGGGCGTGGCCGGGCGGTCACGGCGGGTAGCGGGGCTCCAGCCGTCGCCCGGAGGACCCCGTGATCGCCCTGCGCCACCCCACCACCCACGCCCCGCAGACCTGGGAGGTCGCCGCCGCCTGCGACGAGTTCCGGTGCACCGGGATCGAGCTCCAGCTGATCGACGCCGTGGACGAGCTGGAGCGGGCCGAGGCCGCCGGTCGGCCGGACCAGGAGGAGCTGGCCCTGCGGGTGCTGGCCCTCCAGTACGAGCTGGCCGACGCCGTCTGACCACCCCCGACCGGACCGTCGGGGTGCGAGGTCGACGCCCGGCCGTCGGTGCGAGGACGTTCGCCTCTGGGCAGGAGGTCCCCGGGGTGGGAGGCTCTTCCCGATGTCGCGCATCCCGCTCCGCACGGTCACCCTCCACGGTCACGAGGTCAGCTACCGGATGGGCGGTGAGGGACCCGTCGTCTTGCTGATCCACGGGATGGCGGGGTCGTCGCGCACCTGGAAGGACGTCACCGACCTGCTGGTGGGCGACGGGCACACGGTCGTCGCACCCGACCTCCTGGGTCACGGGCTGTCGGCCAAGCCCATGGGGGACTACTCGCTCGGCGCCTTCGCCAGTGGCCTGCGCGACCTCCTCGGGGTCCTCGACATCGAGGGGGCCACGATCGTGGGTCAGTCCCTCGGCGGCGGCGTCGCCATGCAGCTCGCCTACCAGCACCCCGAGCTGGTCGAGCGCCTGGTCCTCGTCTGCAGCGGAGGTCTGGGACGGGAGGTCAGCTGGATGCTGCGGGCCCTCACCCTCCCCGGGGCCGAGCTCGTGATGCCCGTCATCTTCCCGTCCTTCGTGCGCGACCGAGGCAACGCCGTGAGCCGCGTGCTGCACGAGCGGGGCCTGCGGGCACCCCACCTCGCCGAGATGTGGCGGGCCTACGCCTCGCTGGCCGGGGCGGAGAACCGGAGCGCGTTCCTGCGCACCTTGCGATCGGTGGTCGATCCCGGGGGCCAGACCGTCTCGGCCCTCGACCGCCTGTACCTGGCCGCCGCCGTCCCGACCCTCATCGTCTGGGGCGACCAGGACCCGATCATCCCCCTGGACCACGGACGCGCCGCCCACGAGGCCATCGTCGGGAGCCGGTTCGAGGTGCTGGAGGGCTGCGGCCACTTCCCGCACGTCGAGGAGCCGCAGCGGTTCGTCGAGGTGCTGGAGGACTTCATCGCCACCACCGAGCCGGCCCAGGCCGAGACCGCGGACTTCCGGCAGCTCCTGGTCGCCCACGCCGAGGCCACCTCGGGCCTCTGAGCGCTCGTGGCTGGCCCCGGTGCGGGGACGGCCCTGCCGACACCATGGGGCCGACCTTGCGAGCCGATGGCGCTCCGCCCACCGGTGCCAGGAGCGCGAGCGGATGGGCATGGCCACGAAGCCGGCTGGTGCGCTCATCAGAACGACGTCCGTCGGCATCCTCGGTTCTGTTCGCGCCAGGCGACACGCCTGGCCGGCAGCGGTGTCAGAACGGCGATGGCCGCCTCGACGGTCGTTCTGTTCGCGCCAGGCGACATCGGTGTCCGGCAGCGGTGTCAGAACGGTGCCGGCGGCGCCCGAGCGAACCGGCCTGCGGGCGGCGGCCGACCGGCGGGGCGAGGGCTACTCGCCGCCCTCGTACTTGAACGAGACCCGGAGCTTGACCCGGTAGGTGAGGGTGTCGCCCTCGGCGAGGTCGATGTCCTGCTCGACGACCTCGGCGACGCGCAGGCCGCGCACGCTCTGGCGAGCGGACGTGATGGCGGTGGCCGCGGCGTCCTCCCACGACGACTCGCTCGTCCCGATCAGCTCGATCACCTTGTAGACGCTCATGGGTCAACCTCCTCGGTGGGCCCCGACGGGCCCGCCGCGAGTCTGCCGGGTGGCGGGCCCGCCTGCCCGGCGTCGCTAGTGCTCGTGCTCGATGCGCTGCACGAGGAGCTGCTTGCCCATGTCAGCGGTGCGCCGGTAGCCCATCTGGACCTGCTCGAAGAAGGACTTCAGCTCGTCGTCGGTGCCGGGGTCGTCGAGGTACTGCTGGATCGTCTCGGCCCCCTGGAGGGCGTGGTACACGACGCTGATGACGTTGTAGGTGGGGTCGGTGGTGCCGGTGGCCTGGTGGTCGCTCATGGTGCGGGCCCTCCCGTCGCGGTGGTGTGGGGTTGGAACGCCGCGCCCCTCCCCCTCGTGAGCGTCTCGAACCCGGTCGCGGTCCCGGGTGAGACCCGCGCGGCGCCTGGCACCGCGCCGGCCTGCGGCGGTCAGGGTCGAGGTGGGCGACGTCCCGGACGACGGTGATGGGATGGGCCCTGCCGCCCCGTCGGCGAGGTGGACGGGCTCAGCCGTCGGCGATGCAGGCCTGGGCGGCGGCGAGGCGGGCGACGGGCACCCGGAACGGCGAGCACGACACGTAGTCGAGCCCGGCCGAGCGGAAGAAGGCGATGGAGTCGGGGTCGCCCCCGTGCTCGCCGCAGACGCCGATCGGGAGGCGGCGCTTCACGGCCCGGGCCTTCTCGACCGCGATCCGCACCAGCGCGCCCACGCCGTCGGTGTCGATCGACGCGAACGGGTCTCCCGGCAGGAGCCCCTGCTGGACGTACCGGGGCATCATCTTGGCCTCGACGTCGTCACGGCTGAACCCGAAGGTCATCTGGGTCAGGTCGTTGGTCCCGAAGCTGAAGAAGTCCGAGACCCGGGCGAGCTGGTCGGCGACGACCGCGGCGCGCGGGGTCTCGATCATCGTCCCGATGAGCAGGGTGCTGGTGACGCCGAGCTCCTCGGCCGCGGCGATCACCCAGGAGCGGGCGAGCTCCATCTCCTCGCGGGAGACGGTGAGCGGGATCATCACCTCGACGATGGGCTTGCCGCCCGCCTGCACCCGGTCCCGCACCGCGTCGAGCAGGGCCCGGACCTGCATGCCGTAGAGGCCGGGCTTCATCACGGCCAGGCGGACGCCCCGGATGCCGAGCATGGGGTTGGCCTCGGCCCAGTCCTCGGCCGCCGCCCGGAGCCGCTTCTCCTCGTCGGTGAGCGTGCCCGCCGCCTCCTTGAGGTCGAGGTCCTCGACGTGGGGCAGGAACTCGTGGAGCGGCGGGTCGAGCAGCCGCACCAGGACGGGCAGCCCGTCCATGACCTCGAGGATCTCGACGAAGTCCTGGTGCTGCACCCGACGGAGCTCGTCGAGGGCGGCCGCCTCGTCCTCGTCGGTGTCGGCCAGGATCATCTGCTGGACGATCGGCAGCCGGTCGGCGCGCAGGAACATGTGCTCGGTCCGGCACAGGCCGATCCCCTCGGCGCCGAAGCGGAGGGCGTTGGCGGCGTCCTCGGCGTTGTCGGCGTTGGCCCGGACGGCGAGCTTCCCCCGCCGCAGGGCGTCGGCCCACGAGAGGAGGGTGTCGAACTCCGGCGACGGCTCGGGCGCCGTGAGCGTCGCCGCCCCGAGGGCGACCTCCCCGCTGGTGCCGTCGATCGAGATCGTGTCGCCCTCCTCCACCGTCACGTCGCCGACGGTGAAGGAGCGGCCGTGGATCTTCACCGCGTCGGCACCGACGACGGCCGGCTTCCCCCAGCCCCGGGCGACGACGGCGGCGTGCGAGACGAGGCCGCCCCGGGTCGTCAGGAGCCCGGTCGCGGCCAGCATGCCGTGCACGTCGTCGGGGTTGGTCTCCTTGCGGACGAGGATCACCGAGTCGCCCGACCGGGCCCGCTCGACGGCGTCGTCGGCGGAGAACACCACGACCCCCACCGCCGCCCCGGGCGAGGCGGCCAGGCCCTTGGCGACGACGGTGTGGTCGTGGTCGACGAGGCGGGGGTGGAGCACCTGGTCGAGCTGGTCGGGCTTCACCCGCCCGACGGCCTCGGCGCGCGTCAGCTTGATGTGGCGGTCGGTGGTCATCTCGACGGCCATCCGCAGCGCCGCCGGGCCCGTGCGCTTGCCCACCCGGACCTGCAGCATCCAGAGCTTCCCTTGGTCGATCGTGAACTCCAGGTCGAGCATGTCCCGGTAGTGGGCCTCGAGCTCGTGCATGTGGCCGAGCAGCTCGGCGTGCAGGTCGGGGAAGTCGTCGGCCAGGGCGTCCAGCGGCTTGGTGATGCGCACGCCGGCCACCACGTCCTCGCCCTGGGCGTTGAGCAGGAAGTCGCCGTAGGGGACGTTCTCACCGGTGGCGGCGTTGCGGGTGAACGCGACCCCGGTGCCGGACCGGTCGTCGCGGTTGCCGAACACCATCGCCTGCACGTTCACCGCCGTGCCGAGGCGGTGGTCGATGCCCTCCTGCTCCCGGTAGGCGATGGCCCGGGCGCCGTTCCACGAGCGGAACACCGCTTCGATGGCGGCGCGCAGCTGGACGTGGGGGTCCTGGGGGAACGGCTTGCCCGTGGCCGAGCGGATCGTCGCCTTGTACTGCTTGCACAGCGCCTTCCACGCGTCGGCTCCGAGGGCGGCCTCGTCGTCGACCCCGGCGGCGACGCGCGCCTCGTCGAGGGCCTCGTCGAAGGGCTCGGCCGACGCCCCCAGCACCACCCGCCCGTACATCGACAGGAGGCGGGCGTAGGAGCGGTAGGCGAACCCCTCGTCGTCGTTGGCCTTGGCGAAGGCCCGCACGGTGCGGTCGTTGAGGCCGAGGTTCAAGACGGTGTCCATCATCCCCGGCATCGAGAACTTGGCGCCCGACCGGACCGAGAGGAGCAGCGGGTCCTCGGTGTCGCCCAGGACCGAGCCCATCTTCTTCTCGAGCTTGGCGAGGTGGCGCTCGACCTCCTGGTCGAGGCCGGGGGGCCAGCCCTCGTCCATGTAGGTGACGCAGGCGGCGGTGGTGATGGTGAACCCCGGTGGCACCGGCAGCTCCAGCACCGAGGACATCTCGGCCAGGTTCGCCCCCTTGCCGCCCAACAGGTCCTTCAGCTCCATCGGGGGCTTCCGGTGACGGTGGTCGAAGGCATAGATCAGCGGCATGGCGACTTCCCTGCTCTGGACGACGGGGTCCTTCCTCCCCTGCCTACTCCGGTCCCCGAGCCCTCGTCAGGGGCGAAGGTCCCGACCGCAGGGACCGCCGACCCGCGGACGGGCCGGCACCGTCGGCGCGCCGACAGGTCGGGTCCGGCCGACCTGTGGGCGGCGGTCAGCTGTCGGCGGTGTCGGCCTCGGTGTCGCCGGAGACGATGCCGAGCAGGTCGCGGGCCGACACGATCCCGACGGTGGCGCCGTCGCGCTCGACGAGGACGTGGCGCACCCAGCGCTCCATCATGAGGGTCGCCACCTCGCCGACGGTCGCGTGGGCGTCGCACCGGACCAGGTCGGTGGCGGCCACGGTGGAGCAGGCGATGGCGCCCAGGTCCTTGCCGGCGGCCACGGCGCGGACCACGTCGCGCTCGGAGACGATCCCGGCGGGTCCGCCGGCGCCGGTGACCACCAGGGCGCCGACGTCGGCGTCGACGAGGAGCGAGGCGACGTCG encodes the following:
- the katG gene encoding catalase/peroxidase HPI — translated: MPDAPDNTSPTSSASESENPAIDSPQPKTGGRPLTNRDWWPERLDLNVLHQHTARVNPYGPDFDYAAEVETLDFDAVKEDVRAVLTDSKDWWPADFGHYGGLMIRLSWHAAGTYRISDGRGGAGSGMQRFAPLNSWPDNVSLDKARRLLWPVKQKYGRKLSWADLLVFAGNVALEDMGFETFGFAFGRPDAWEPEEVIWGPEGEWLGDERYSGERELSDPLGAVQMGLIYVNPEGPNGNPEAAESAHDIRETFARMAMDDEETVALIAGGHSFGKTHGAHSADEIGPEVEAAPIEAQGFGWHNPHGTGKGADAITSGLEVTWTQNPIKWENGETGFFDNLYGNTYELEQSPAGANQWVATNDDAQPVPHAHDDGTEAPRMLTSDLALKTDETYDEISKRFKENPDEFRLAFAKAWYKLLHRDMGPISRYRGPWIAEPQLWQDPVPDVDHDLVGDAEIAELKAKVLDSGLSIQQLVATAWASASSFRCTDKRGGANGARIRLAPQKDWESNAVAGEVIPTLEGIQQEFNGAQSGGVKISLADLIVLAGTAAVEKAAQDAGFDITVAFHPGRTDASQEQTDVDSFAPLELRADGFRNYLRPGIKLAPETLLLDRASLLGLTATEMTVLVGGMRALGANHDGSDLGVFTDRPGQLTTDFFVNLLGEVTEWRVSDEEYVYESADGRRATAVDLVFGSHSELRALAEVYASADAGEAFARDFAAAWTKVMDADRYDLA
- a CDS encoding CBS domain-containing protein; translated protein: MERDLTSADRPISTLTGDALVEIAPDATLRDVASLLVDADVGALVVTGAGGPAGIVSERDVVRAVAAGKDLGAIACSTVAATDLVRCDAHATVGEVATLMMERWVRHVLVERDGATVGIVSARDLLGIVSGDTEADTADS
- a CDS encoding alpha/beta fold hydrolase, with the protein product MSRIPLRTVTLHGHEVSYRMGGEGPVVLLIHGMAGSSRTWKDVTDLLVGDGHTVVAPDLLGHGLSAKPMGDYSLGAFASGLRDLLGVLDIEGATIVGQSLGGGVAMQLAYQHPELVERLVLVCSGGLGREVSWMLRALTLPGAELVMPVIFPSFVRDRGNAVSRVLHERGLRAPHLAEMWRAYASLAGAENRSAFLRTLRSVVDPGGQTVSALDRLYLAAAVPTLIVWGDQDPIIPLDHGRAAHEAIVGSRFEVLEGCGHFPHVEEPQRFVEVLEDFIATTEPAQAETADFRQLLVAHAEATSGL
- the ppdK gene encoding pyruvate, phosphate dikinase is translated as MPLIYAFDHRHRKPPMELKDLLGGKGANLAEMSSVLELPVPPGFTITTAACVTYMDEGWPPGLDQEVERHLAKLEKKMGSVLGDTEDPLLLSVRSGAKFSMPGMMDTVLNLGLNDRTVRAFAKANDDEGFAYRSYARLLSMYGRVVLGASAEPFDEALDEARVAAGVDDEAALGADAWKALCKQYKATIRSATGKPFPQDPHVQLRAAIEAVFRSWNGARAIAYREQEGIDHRLGTAVNVQAMVFGNRDDRSGTGVAFTRNAATGENVPYGDFLLNAQGEDVVAGVRITKPLDALADDFPDLHAELLGHMHELEAHYRDMLDLEFTIDQGKLWMLQVRVGKRTGPAALRMAVEMTTDRHIKLTRAEAVGRVKPDQLDQVLHPRLVDHDHTVVAKGLAASPGAAVGVVVFSADDAVERARSGDSVILVRKETNPDDVHGMLAATGLLTTRGGLVSHAAVVARGWGKPAVVGADAVKIHGRSFTVGDVTVEEGDTISIDGTSGEVALGAATLTAPEPSPEFDTLLSWADALRRGKLAVRANADNAEDAANALRFGAEGIGLCRTEHMFLRADRLPIVQQMILADTDEDEAAALDELRRVQHQDFVEILEVMDGLPVLVRLLDPPLHEFLPHVEDLDLKEAAGTLTDEEKRLRAAAEDWAEANPMLGIRGVRLAVMKPGLYGMQVRALLDAVRDRVQAGGKPIVEVMIPLTVSREEMELARSWVIAAAEELGVTSTLLIGTMIETPRAAVVADQLARVSDFFSFGTNDLTQMTFGFSRDDVEAKMMPRYVQQGLLPGDPFASIDTDGVGALVRIAVEKARAVKRRLPIGVCGEHGGDPDSIAFFRSAGLDYVSCSPFRVPVARLAAAQACIADG
- a CDS encoding dodecin family protein, producing the protein MSVYKVIELIGTSESSWEDAAATAITSARQSVRGLRVAEVVEQDIDLAEGDTLTYRVKLRVSFKYEGGE
- a CDS encoding Fur family transcriptional regulator → MTSDTSADRAAILRQHGLQVTAQRLAVLGAVAERPHGTANDIDEAVRAEIGTVSRQAVYDVLAALTEKGLLRRIQPAGSPARYEARVGDNHHHLICRTCNQVVDVDCAVGETPCLTAAENAGYEVDEAEVIYWGRCPACARTPIPTP